The following coding sequences are from one Saprospiraceae bacterium window:
- a CDS encoding protein BatD, with amino-acid sequence MRIHKLLLLFFWVTDLCAQRFEAQTDAKTVLQGSSFQVTFNLYNAEGQYFQASDFSPFQILSGPARSMQTSIVNGRRSSSQGYVYELICNKVGRFRIAPARVRVQGKEIQSNELWIEVVKAEEQGSSGKDILIIASLDKSKVVVGEQCLLTYKLYTKVAIENIEAASRPVMDAFHEMNVNMLNNPVTREIYKGQEYMTKVLSKIALFPIKTGVISIEPVVYRLVRGQDDPFGFGMPSFFRQQIETVSTNSLELQVENLPVIADEQFSGAVGEMDMKVIPPGHRFSLNDAIHIQVQIRGNAHFNGLAENFIRMDTAFEITDIKKGNPIKITDEPEILQSCDYDYLLIPKKPGTFIIRPEFVYFDPRSKSYKTIRDSFSITIVESGLLNVAQSSNSPEPGLMDIPKTTWIYAPLYKNILTYVFLLIPISLFFLGHYRLYIQRNQKENMDIRVFDPKDAQEVLEMKFSQKMKQYLKLDAEQITFTEMRAKLMSLEPGPEVDAFKNWLKEYDYLKYSGHLNPAVLETLEQKLDSFLL; translated from the coding sequence ATGCGGATACACAAACTTCTTTTATTATTTTTTTGGGTAACAGATTTGTGTGCTCAGCGATTTGAAGCACAAACTGATGCCAAAACGGTACTGCAAGGTTCCAGTTTTCAAGTGACATTTAATTTGTACAATGCAGAAGGCCAATATTTTCAGGCTTCTGATTTTAGCCCTTTCCAGATTTTATCAGGACCTGCGAGATCTATGCAAACTTCCATCGTTAACGGAAGAAGGTCTTCCAGTCAAGGTTATGTATACGAATTGATTTGCAACAAAGTTGGGCGGTTCAGGATTGCTCCGGCGCGGGTTCGCGTCCAGGGAAAAGAAATTCAAAGCAATGAGTTGTGGATAGAAGTAGTGAAAGCTGAGGAACAAGGATCTTCCGGTAAAGATATTTTGATCATTGCAAGTCTGGATAAATCAAAAGTAGTTGTTGGCGAACAATGTCTGCTGACCTATAAACTATACACGAAAGTTGCGATAGAAAATATCGAGGCAGCATCGCGACCGGTGATGGATGCATTTCATGAAATGAATGTCAATATGTTGAACAACCCGGTCACACGTGAGATTTACAAAGGTCAGGAATACATGACCAAAGTACTTTCAAAAATTGCTTTATTTCCAATAAAAACCGGCGTGATCAGTATTGAGCCTGTGGTATATCGATTGGTGCGTGGTCAGGACGATCCATTTGGATTTGGAATGCCTTCTTTTTTCAGACAGCAAATAGAAACGGTTTCAACCAATAGTTTGGAATTGCAGGTTGAAAACCTACCAGTCATCGCTGATGAACAGTTTTCGGGTGCAGTTGGAGAAATGGATATGAAAGTCATACCTCCCGGTCACCGATTTTCGCTCAACGATGCCATTCACATTCAGGTTCAGATACGTGGAAACGCCCATTTTAATGGACTTGCAGAAAACTTTATTCGCATGGATACAGCATTTGAGATCACCGATATCAAAAAAGGAAATCCGATAAAAATTACAGATGAACCTGAGATTCTGCAAAGCTGTGACTACGATTATCTGCTTATTCCGAAAAAGCCCGGTACATTTATCATCCGGCCTGAGTTTGTATATTTCGATCCGCGATCAAAGTCTTATAAAACTATACGGGATAGTTTTTCCATTACTATTGTTGAATCCGGATTGCTAAATGTGGCACAAAGCTCAAACTCGCCGGAACCCGGACTCATGGATATTCCAAAGACCACATGGATCTATGCACCGCTATATAAAAATATTTTAACCTATGTTTTTTTATTGATCCCAATAAGTCTGTTTTTTCTTGGACATTATCGCTTATATATTCAAAGAAATCAAAAAGAAAACATGGACATCCGAGTATTTGATCCCAAGGATGCACAGGAAGTTTTGGAAATGAAATTTTCACAAAAAATGAAACAGTATTTAAAATTAGATGCGGAGCAAATAACATTTACTGAAATGCGTGCCAAGTTAATGTCTCTCGAACCGGGTCCGGAAGTGGATGCTTTTAAGAATTGGTTAAAAGAATACGATTATCTCAAGTACAGTGGCCATTTAAATCCGGCAGTATTGGAAACCCTGGAACAAAAACTGGATTCTTTTCTTTTATAA
- a CDS encoding BatD family protein has product MRCCIFFVLLFAAKLSAQKLEFNVTVSSDTLLLGNYLEVKFEINNGKGQFVPPDFAGWNVVSGPNSSSSFSIINGDVKQSSSYSYYLEAGFEGVYIINPAQLETEDGVLKTPSIQIIVLPNPEGIRQHPKNREESKYFMDEAPVKSPVKKKRQPVKM; this is encoded by the coding sequence ATGAGATGCTGTATTTTTTTCGTTTTACTTTTTGCGGCTAAACTCAGTGCACAAAAACTGGAGTTTAATGTAACCGTTAGTAGCGATACCTTATTGTTGGGAAATTATCTGGAAGTAAAGTTCGAAATCAACAATGGAAAAGGTCAGTTTGTACCACCGGATTTTGCAGGGTGGAATGTGGTTTCCGGACCCAATAGCTCTTCGAGTTTTTCGATCATCAATGGAGATGTCAAACAAAGCAGCTCATATAGTTATTATCTCGAAGCGGGATTTGAGGGCGTCTACATCATCAACCCAGCCCAATTGGAAACGGAAGATGGAGTTCTGAAAACACCAAGTATACAAATCATCGTATTGCCAAATCCGGAGGGCATAAGGCAACATCCTAAGAACAGGGAAGAGAGTAAATATTTTATGGACGAAGCACCGGTAAAAAGTCCGGTTAAGAAAAAACGTCAACCTGTAAAAATGTGA
- a CDS encoding tetratricopeptide repeat protein: protein MKALSFISIFSWICWLLPAQDPGMYFLRADKLYKDSSYQDAEENYRQAHAMKPGFKSSYNIGNSLYQQGRSQEAIDYYKNSLLNESNQQRQAKAYYNLGNAYFHNQQFDKSVEAYKEVLKRQPSDNDARNNLMLAKKQLMQQQQQQQQQQQQQQQKPNENKEAQEAQSQQEQKSQNKEEQQTQKQEPAPSKMNKEQMEQLLRMAGEQDQKTRQKLQKAQSKSPKREKDW from the coding sequence ATGAAGGCACTAAGTTTCATATCGATATTTTCCTGGATCTGTTGGTTATTACCGGCGCAGGATCCAGGTATGTATTTTTTAAGAGCCGACAAATTGTACAAAGATTCAAGTTACCAGGATGCTGAAGAAAACTACCGCCAGGCACACGCTATGAAGCCGGGCTTCAAGTCTTCATACAATATTGGCAATAGTCTTTACCAACAAGGTCGAAGTCAGGAGGCCATTGATTATTACAAAAATAGTTTGTTGAATGAGTCCAATCAACAACGACAAGCTAAAGCCTATTACAATTTGGGCAATGCCTATTTTCACAACCAGCAATTTGACAAAAGTGTGGAGGCATATAAGGAAGTCCTCAAAAGACAACCCTCTGATAACGATGCCCGCAACAATCTGATGTTGGCGAAAAAACAATTGATGCAACAGCAACAACAGCAACAACAGCAGCAGCAACAACAACAACAAAAGCCCAACGAAAATAAAGAAGCCCAGGAAGCCCAATCTCAGCAAGAGCAAAAATCACAAAACAAAGAAGAACAACAAACACAAAAGCAAGAACCTGCTCCATCCAAAATGAATAAAGAGCAAATGGAGCAATTACTTCGCATGGCCGGTGAACAGGATCAAAAAACGCGTCAAAAATTGCAAAAAGCACAAAGCAAATCGCCGAAGCGGGAGAAAGATTGGTAG
- a CDS encoding VWA domain-containing protein — translation MFRIEESVYLFLFILLPVLYLLYSYAQRKNERTLVKLGELNLLRKLRLVVRDRASLKFFLFLSVIALTIVSLANPQFGKKKEKAKTQNIDVYLALDVSQSMLCQDIKPDRLSRAQLWIKQFIERFPSERFGFISFAGSAFLHTPLTTDLATIYNMVTAASPRNLGTQGTAIADAIQLAEKSFAKEEGFHKVIILLSDGEDHEGEIVESAQRAKESGITIFTIPLGTEQGGPIPSMYQGGSNFRTDPSGNLIITKPNRSLLKQIADAGGGDMFEIQSGDTGFETLRNKFNALARKEITYQSFSSFNSYFQYFLGLALLLLILETLMIRRKT, via the coding sequence ATGTTCAGAATCGAAGAAAGCGTTTATTTGTTTTTGTTCATACTCTTGCCGGTATTATACCTGCTTTATAGCTATGCACAAAGAAAAAACGAAAGGACCCTCGTTAAATTGGGTGAGTTGAATTTACTTCGTAAACTCAGGTTGGTAGTACGCGACAGAGCAAGTCTTAAATTTTTTTTATTTCTGAGTGTTATTGCACTAACAATTGTTAGTTTAGCTAATCCACAATTTGGCAAAAAGAAAGAAAAAGCAAAAACGCAGAATATTGATGTGTATCTCGCACTTGATGTTTCTCAAAGTATGTTGTGTCAGGATATCAAGCCCGACAGATTGTCGAGAGCACAACTTTGGATCAAACAATTTATCGAGCGTTTCCCTTCGGAGCGATTTGGATTTATTTCATTTGCAGGCAGTGCGTTTTTGCATACACCGCTTACAACAGATTTGGCCACAATTTACAATATGGTAACGGCTGCGTCCCCCCGAAATCTCGGCACGCAAGGCACCGCCATAGCAGATGCCATACAGCTTGCTGAAAAGTCATTTGCAAAGGAAGAAGGATTTCACAAAGTCATCATCCTTTTAAGCGATGGTGAAGATCACGAAGGAGAAATTGTAGAATCCGCACAAAGGGCTAAAGAAAGTGGAATCACCATATTTACGATACCTTTAGGCACGGAACAGGGCGGTCCTATTCCTTCCATGTATCAGGGCGGATCCAATTTTCGAACCGATCCTTCGGGAAATCTCATCATCACAAAACCCAATCGATCCTTATTAAAACAAATTGCAGACGCAGGCGGAGGAGATATGTTTGAAATACAATCAGGCGACACAGGATTTGAGACTTTGCGAAATAAATTTAATGCATTGGCAAGAAAAGAAATTACTTATCAGTCCTTTAGTAGCTTTAATTCCTATTTTCAATATTTTTTAGGTCTGGCCTTGTTATTGCTTATTTTGGAAACACTGATGATTCGAAGAAAAACATGA
- a CDS encoding VWA domain-containing protein yields the protein MIWDRFEWDAPWFLALLLLLPFLAYYIFQKSAKGQNALYFPEVSQLPKFSNWKIKGLHYLPYLRLLVIALFILAIARPRWLLKEEKIDAEGVAIFLAMDLSSSMLSQDFQPNRLEVSKLVAIDFISKRPYDRIGLTAFSGEAFTQCPLTTDHEALKGLLQELKCGLLEDGTAIGMGLTSAVNRLREDSAKSKIIILITDGVNNAGDVSPAVAAELAKSYQIKIYSIGVGTNGEAYSPVGRSPHGEYVFGMAPVNIDEQLLNQVSQYTGAQYYRATNAEKLAKIYQEIDQLEKTKVEIRYIKRYSEEFRIFLLAGMLLLPLEWTLRWTLLRITY from the coding sequence ATGATTTGGGATCGGTTTGAATGGGATGCACCATGGTTTTTGGCCTTACTGCTGTTGTTGCCATTCCTGGCATATTACATTTTTCAAAAATCTGCAAAAGGACAAAATGCGCTGTATTTTCCGGAAGTATCCCAGCTTCCGAAATTTTCCAATTGGAAAATTAAAGGGCTTCATTATTTACCTTATTTGCGATTACTTGTGATCGCATTATTTATTCTCGCCATTGCGAGACCAAGGTGGTTATTGAAAGAAGAAAAGATTGATGCAGAAGGAGTGGCTATTTTTTTGGCTATGGATTTATCATCATCTATGTTGAGTCAGGATTTTCAACCTAACAGACTTGAAGTAAGTAAGCTGGTGGCAATCGATTTTATTTCGAAAAGACCTTATGACCGCATCGGATTGACCGCATTTTCCGGAGAAGCGTTTACGCAATGCCCGCTCACCACAGATCATGAAGCTTTGAAAGGCCTATTGCAAGAATTAAAATGCGGATTACTTGAAGATGGAACCGCGATAGGTATGGGCTTGACCTCTGCTGTCAATCGCTTAAGAGAAGATTCAGCAAAAAGTAAAATCATCATCCTTATCACCGACGGAGTGAACAACGCAGGTGATGTGTCTCCGGCTGTCGCCGCAGAATTGGCGAAAAGTTATCAGATTAAAATTTATTCTATTGGTGTTGGTACCAATGGGGAAGCATACTCCCCAGTAGGCAGAAGCCCACATGGAGAATATGTATTTGGAATGGCACCTGTGAATATCGACGAACAATTATTAAATCAAGTTAGCCAATACACCGGTGCGCAGTATTATCGCGCAACAAATGCCGAAAAACTGGCTAAAATCTATCAGGAGATTGATCAACTGGAAAAAACAAAAGTCGAAATCAGATATATTAAAAGGTATTCAGAAGAATTCAGGATTTTCCTTCTCGCTGGAATGTTGCTACTCCCTTTGGAGTGGACCCTGCGTTGGACCCTGCTTCGGATTACTTATTAA
- a CDS encoding DUF58 domain-containing protein, whose product MLTQDILRKVRQIEIKTKGLSQHLFSGAYHSHFKGRGMSFSEVREYAMGDDIRHIDWNVTARTGQTQVKVFEEERELTLMLLIDISKSMYFGTKEKEKFLWAAEIAAVLAFSATQNHDKVGLILFSDVIHLYIPPKKGKQHILRMIRELLVQRSDSGTTNYHLPLQYLNRVQNKRCISFLISDFQSDVPETTLKIVARRHDLIGLQLRDPLEKEIPKVGLLQFKDLESGLEMIIDTDDPNWHQKYKQSQQLHQTKIKQALLRAKAEFLELEPDDTYIKTLLNFFKKRN is encoded by the coding sequence ATGTTGACGCAAGATATCCTTCGGAAAGTACGCCAGATCGAGATAAAGACGAAAGGCTTAAGCCAGCATCTGTTTTCAGGCGCTTATCATAGCCATTTTAAAGGCAGAGGCATGTCATTTTCTGAAGTAAGGGAATACGCGATGGGCGATGATATCCGGCATATTGACTGGAATGTAACGGCACGCACCGGGCAAACGCAGGTAAAGGTTTTTGAAGAAGAAAGAGAATTGACCTTGATGCTGCTGATAGATATCAGTAAATCCATGTATTTTGGTACAAAGGAAAAAGAAAAATTTTTATGGGCAGCTGAAATAGCCGCGGTACTTGCCTTTTCAGCTACTCAGAATCACGATAAAGTAGGACTCATCTTATTTAGTGATGTGATTCATCTTTACATTCCTCCTAAAAAAGGAAAACAACATATTCTCAGAATGATTCGCGAACTTCTGGTCCAAAGATCCGATTCCGGCACGACCAATTATCACTTGCCTTTACAATATCTGAATCGCGTTCAGAATAAGAGATGTATTAGTTTTTTGATCTCAGATTTTCAAAGTGATGTACCTGAAACCACATTGAAAATTGTAGCACGTCGACATGATTTGATTGGCTTGCAATTAAGAGATCCTTTGGAAAAGGAAATTCCAAAGGTCGGCTTATTGCAATTTAAGGATTTAGAAAGTGGATTGGAAATGATTATCGACACCGATGATCCAAATTGGCATCAAAAATATAAGCAATCACAACAACTTCATCAGACCAAAATAAAACAGGCCTTGTTGCGAGCGAAAGCGGAATTTCTGGAATTAGAACCCGACGATACATACATCAAAACATTATTGAATTTTTTCAAAAAAAGAAATTGA
- a CDS encoding AAA family ATPase produces the protein MSTYIDIESLNQQIAIESAFIDRLLTEQREVMVGQQYMLDRLLLGLLTKGHILLEGLPGLAKTLAIKTLSQSIDARFSRIQFTPDLLPADILGTLVYNPADHQFSVRKGPIFAHFILADEINRAPAKVQSALLEAMQEKQVTIGKETFPLEEPFLVLATQNPIEQEGTYPLPEAQTDRFMMKVVVTYPSFEEERQIVRRNLSEQVLKKPQAVVHPDDILKARKSVLKVYMDERIEKYILQLVFATRNPEQYQLKDLAAYIEYGASPRASIFLAHASKAYAFMQHRGFVIPEDVQNVCKDILRHRLGLSYEAEAEDIHQDEIISKILSKVEVP, from the coding sequence ATGTCTACATATATCGATATCGAATCCTTAAATCAACAAATTGCCATTGAAAGTGCATTTATTGATCGTTTGCTCACAGAGCAAAGAGAAGTAATGGTAGGGCAACAATACATGCTGGACCGTTTATTGTTGGGTTTGTTGACCAAAGGCCACATCTTATTGGAAGGATTGCCCGGTTTGGCAAAGACCCTGGCCATTAAAACATTGTCTCAGTCGATAGATGCCCGATTCAGCAGGATACAGTTTACCCCTGACCTCCTTCCTGCCGATATTTTAGGTACTTTGGTCTACAATCCTGCTGACCATCAGTTTTCAGTGCGCAAAGGACCTATTTTTGCACATTTCATTTTAGCGGATGAAATCAACAGAGCTCCTGCTAAAGTGCAATCAGCCCTGCTGGAGGCCATGCAGGAAAAGCAAGTGACCATCGGTAAAGAGACTTTTCCTTTGGAAGAACCCTTTTTGGTCCTGGCAACGCAAAATCCAATTGAACAAGAGGGAACTTATCCATTACCTGAGGCGCAAACCGACAGGTTTATGATGAAAGTGGTCGTGACTTATCCCTCTTTTGAAGAAGAACGCCAGATCGTAAGAAGAAATCTCAGCGAACAGGTTCTTAAAAAACCACAAGCCGTTGTTCATCCCGACGACATTTTGAAGGCCCGAAAGTCGGTGTTGAAAGTTTACATGGATGAACGCATCGAAAAGTATATACTTCAACTCGTTTTTGCGACCCGAAACCCGGAACAATACCAATTGAAAGATTTGGCAGCTTATATTGAATATGGCGCTTCTCCCCGGGCGAGCATTTTTTTGGCACATGCCAGTAAAGCTTATGCGTTTATGCAGCACCGGGGATTTGTGATCCCCGAAGATGTCCAAAATGTTTGTAAGGATATCTTGCGTCACCGTCTGGGATTGAGTTATGAAGCCGAAGCAGAAGATATTCACCAGGATGAAATTATTAGTAAGATCTTGTCAAAAGTTGAAGTACCCTAA
- a CDS encoding thioredoxin family protein gives MKNILFRIVAVCFYYVFCSPLVLQAQEPASGLKGIDFFHGSFKEALTKAEKEGKLVFMDAFTTWCGPCRRMSSNVFPDAAVGEFYNANFINIKVDMEKGEGPELSSKYSVRSYPTFLYLGADGKVVHSTGGARPAEAFIELGREALKKFDRSGDWAKLYEGGDREAANVLAYIKSLNQVGKPSLRIANEYLSSQKDLTKPENLEIILESTTEADSRIFDFLVQNKKAVVQLKSLDVYESKIYQACKRTVRKALDYRNESLLQEAQEKMKNIPSRYDEFKYTTSLDYYGETGNVDKFTAAAKSYADKIAKKDPAKLKDLGQLCIKYFKEDKNAMSLAEKTAKQAFSLSQDQAYCIHYGRMLHHNGKKSEAISVVKKGVEHAKSKAEPTQMLDYLLRDWGVEI, from the coding sequence ATGAAAAACATTTTATTTAGGATCGTAGCAGTTTGTTTTTACTATGTTTTTTGCAGCCCCCTGGTGCTTCAAGCACAGGAACCAGCAAGCGGTTTGAAGGGCATCGATTTTTTTCACGGAAGTTTTAAAGAAGCCCTAACAAAAGCAGAAAAAGAAGGCAAACTGGTTTTTATGGATGCTTTTACTACCTGGTGCGGACCATGTAGGAGGATGTCATCAAATGTTTTTCCCGATGCTGCAGTTGGCGAGTTCTACAATGCCAATTTTATCAATATAAAAGTAGATATGGAAAAAGGTGAAGGACCTGAATTGAGTTCCAAGTATAGCGTGAGATCCTATCCAACGTTTTTATATTTAGGAGCAGATGGAAAAGTGGTCCATTCTACCGGAGGTGCTCGTCCTGCAGAAGCATTTATAGAACTCGGGCGCGAAGCTTTGAAAAAATTTGATCGCTCCGGTGATTGGGCAAAACTTTATGAAGGAGGCGACCGCGAAGCTGCTAACGTATTGGCATACATCAAATCTTTAAATCAGGTTGGTAAGCCATCCCTGAGAATTGCCAATGAATATCTTTCATCACAAAAGGACCTCACTAAACCTGAAAATCTAGAGATTATACTTGAATCAACGACTGAAGCAGATTCCAGAATTTTTGATTTTCTAGTGCAAAATAAAAAAGCTGTTGTGCAATTGAAATCACTTGATGTTTATGAATCGAAAATTTATCAGGCGTGTAAACGCACGGTCAGAAAAGCGCTTGATTATCGCAATGAATCTTTACTTCAGGAAGCTCAGGAAAAAATGAAAAACATTCCTTCGCGTTACGATGAATTTAAATACACGACTTCGCTTGACTATTATGGTGAAACCGGAAATGTGGATAAGTTCACCGCTGCTGCAAAATCATATGCAGATAAAATTGCCAAAAAAGATCCGGCAAAACTCAAAGATCTCGGCCAACTTTGCATCAAATATTTTAAGGAAGATAAAAATGCGATGTCACTTGCAGAAAAAACTGCAAAGCAAGCATTTTCATTAAGTCAGGATCAGGCTTACTGCATTCATTACGGCAGGATGTTGCATCACAATGGTAAAAAATCAGAGGCCATTTCTGTTGTTAAAAAGGGGGTGGAACATGCGAAATCGAAAGCAGAGCCTACGCAGATGTTAGATTATTTGCTGAGAGATTGGGGAGTTGAAATTTAG
- a CDS encoding aspartate aminotransferase family protein, translating into MFLRQQFLEYICQTSEIPQGFEISSAQGTYLYDKNNIAYLDFISGFGVNNIGHGVPEVIKAIQQQSQVYLHSNVYGEHVQQVQIKLAEKLADLLPAHLNSFYFLNSGSEAIDAAIKLSRLATGRTEIVVCKNAYHGSTLGAESLRSDEMHRAAFLPLIPGIRFIEFGNIADLKFITSHTAAVITEVVQAEAGVRRANSEYWQAMRQQCNDHNSLLILDEIQTGLGRTGKLFAFMHYGIIPDLLLSGKALGAGMPLSAIIANRTMLAQLFKQLPLAHITTFGGHPVSCAAALAGLNFLIESSLIETAEEKGHFFELLLKNNSIQESRREGLFMAIDFQNKIQLMHVLRKLFEQKVLAEGFLFSPESLRIAPPLCIEDFELKMVAEIINQL; encoded by the coding sequence ATGTTTCTTAGACAACAGTTTCTCGAATACATCTGTCAAACAAGTGAAATCCCGCAGGGTTTTGAAATCAGCAGCGCTCAGGGGACTTACCTGTACGATAAAAATAATATAGCCTATCTGGATTTCATTTCCGGATTTGGTGTGAATAACATCGGACACGGGGTGCCTGAAGTGATCAAAGCGATTCAACAACAATCACAAGTTTATCTTCATAGCAATGTCTATGGCGAACATGTACAACAAGTTCAGATCAAGCTTGCAGAAAAATTGGCAGATCTCTTACCGGCACATTTAAACAGTTTCTATTTTCTAAATTCAGGCAGTGAAGCTATAGATGCAGCCATAAAACTATCGAGACTCGCCACAGGCAGAACCGAAATTGTTGTTTGCAAAAATGCATATCACGGAAGCACTCTGGGTGCTGAATCGTTGCGTTCTGATGAAATGCACCGGGCAGCTTTTTTACCACTCATACCGGGAATCCGTTTTATTGAGTTTGGGAATATTGCTGATCTGAAATTCATTACCTCACATACAGCAGCAGTGATCACTGAGGTCGTTCAGGCCGAGGCAGGAGTGAGACGAGCAAATAGTGAATATTGGCAGGCCATGCGCCAACAATGCAATGATCATAATAGTCTCCTGATACTGGATGAGATCCAGACTGGTTTGGGTCGCACCGGAAAATTGTTTGCATTCATGCATTATGGAATTATTCCGGATCTGTTATTGAGTGGAAAAGCATTAGGTGCCGGCATGCCGCTTTCAGCTATAATTGCCAACAGGACCATGCTGGCACAATTATTCAAACAATTGCCCCTGGCGCACATCACCACCTTCGGTGGACATCCCGTTTCTTGTGCGGCAGCTCTGGCCGGATTAAATTTTCTAATCGAAAGCAGTTTGATAGAAACCGCAGAAGAAAAGGGACATTTCTTTGAATTGCTCTTAAAAAATAATTCCATTCAAGAATCCCGCCGCGAAGGACTTTTTATGGCCATAGATTTTCAAAATAAGATTCAGCTGATGCACGTCCTCCGGAAGTTATTTGAGCAAAAGGTGTTGGCTGAAGGTTTTCTATTTTCACCTGAGAGCTTGCGGATTGCCCCGCCTTTATGCATTGAAGATTTTGAGTTGAAAATGGTGGCAGAGATCATCAATCAACTATAA
- the tnpA gene encoding IS200/IS605 family transposase: protein MANTFSQIHLQFVFAVQNRKCIISYEWKADLYKYITGINNNFGHKLIAINGVADHVHLLVGFRPSQAISEYMRIIKGESSEWVNKRRFISEKFSWQEGFGAFSYSKKEIESVICYIMNQENHHRKISFMEEYRNILKEFQIEFDERYIFKKYGNQSGLAKVK, encoded by the coding sequence ATGGCAAATACATTTTCTCAAATACATCTGCAATTTGTGTTTGCAGTTCAAAATAGAAAATGCATCATTTCTTATGAATGGAAAGCAGATTTGTATAAATATATTACAGGTATCAATAATAACTTTGGGCACAAATTAATAGCCATAAATGGGGTGGCAGATCATGTACATCTTTTGGTTGGTTTTAGGCCAAGTCAGGCTATTTCCGAATATATGAGAATTATAAAAGGGGAATCTTCTGAGTGGGTTAATAAGCGCCGGTTTATTTCAGAAAAGTTTAGCTGGCAGGAAGGTTTTGGCGCTTTTTCTTATAGTAAGAAAGAAATTGAATCGGTTATTTGCTATATAATGAATCAGGAAAATCATCATAGGAAAATTTCATTTATGGAAGAATATAGAAATATTTTGAAGGAATTTCAAATTGAATTTGATGAGCGGTACATTTTTAAGAAGTATGGTAATCAATCTGGGTTGGCGAAAGTTAAATGA